One genomic segment of Drosophila willistoni isolate 14030-0811.24 chromosome 2R unlocalized genomic scaffold, UCI_dwil_1.1 Seg200, whole genome shotgun sequence includes these proteins:
- the LOC6641638 gene encoding uncharacterized protein LOC6641638, whose protein sequence is MSNVNINVQMECNCDHYRGIIGSICYGITGQARPCRSCRRMMRRKQVVVVPTPVVQPMIQVEQAQVATHYQMPVQQPQMAATVLPPNYAQAVAAQ, encoded by the coding sequence ATGTCGAACGTAAATATAAACGTGCAAATGGAATGCAATTGCGATCATTATAGGGGAATTATTGGAAGTATATGTTATGGAATCACTGGCCAAGCCCGTCCCTGCCGAAGCTGTCGCCGCATGATGAGAAGGAAGCAAGTTGTAGTGGTGCCAACTCCAGTGGTCCAGCCAATGATCCAAGTGGAGCAGGCTCAGGTGGCAACCCATTATCAGATGCCAGTACAACAACCACAGATGGCTGCCACGGTGCTGCCACCCAACTATGCTCAGGCGGTGGCTGCCCAATAG